A single Rubrivivax gelatinosus IL144 DNA region contains:
- a CDS encoding protein-methionine-sulfoxide reductase heme-binding subunit MsrQ, which produces MASVNKLLATPAAKPIVFVLALLPAAWLVWGAVANTLGANPAEALIRATGDWTLRFLCLTLAVTPLRQMTGWHALARLRRMLGLFTFFYGVVHFLCFAWLDMGFDVDAIVHDIAKRPFILVGTAALLTMLPLAATSFNAAIKALGARRWQALHRAVYATAGLALLHFFWMRSGKHDYAEVAVYAAILGVLLGWRLWRRLRPAPRPALP; this is translated from the coding sequence GTGGCCTCGGTCAACAAGCTGCTGGCCACGCCGGCGGCCAAGCCGATCGTCTTCGTGCTCGCGCTGCTGCCGGCGGCTTGGCTGGTCTGGGGCGCCGTCGCCAACACGCTGGGCGCCAACCCGGCCGAGGCGCTGATCCGCGCCACCGGCGACTGGACGCTGCGTTTCCTGTGCCTGACGCTGGCCGTGACGCCGCTGCGCCAGATGACCGGCTGGCACGCGCTGGCGCGGCTGCGGCGCATGCTGGGCCTGTTCACCTTCTTCTACGGCGTCGTGCACTTCCTGTGCTTCGCCTGGCTGGACATGGGCTTCGACGTCGACGCCATCGTGCACGACATCGCCAAGCGCCCGTTCATCCTCGTCGGCACCGCAGCGCTGCTGACGATGCTGCCGCTGGCCGCGACCTCGTTCAACGCGGCGATCAAGGCCCTGGGCGCGCGGCGCTGGCAGGCGTTGCACCGCGCCGTCTACGCGACGGCCGGCCTCGCGCTGCTGCACTTCTTCTGGATGCGCTCGGGCAAACACGATTACGCCGAGGTCGCGGTCTATGCCGCGATCCTCGGCGTCCTGCTCGGCTGGCGCCTCTGGCGCCGGCTGCGGCCGGCGCCGCGCCCGGCGCTGCCCTAG
- the uvrA gene encoding excinuclease ABC subunit UvrA yields MSSGSIRIRGARQHNLKNLDLDIHTGELTVVTGPSGSGKSSLVFDTLYAEGQRRYVETFSAYARQFLDRMDRPAVDRVDGVPPAIAIDQTNPVRTSRSTVGTMTELNDHLKLLYARAAQLFDRQTALPVRHDTPETIHDDLAARAAAAGDPRLVFSFPVELPADTTPEQQEQWLSAAGFTRVQSERVVEGRKILDVVADRLRFAGAERARVMEAIELALKRGGGRLTVHVGDDGTTWKYSTGLHCPESDIRYAEPQPAMFSFNSAYGACDTCRGFGRVIGVDFGLVIPDERKTLRNGAIKPLQTPAWAECQDDLIKYAGEAGIPRDTAWNQLTKAQRDWVIEGSPNWTGNWNKQWYGIRRFFGYLESKAYKMHIRVLLSKYRSYTPCTACGGARLKLEPLLWRLGTKADADAVLPPSQRYLPVGVAWTREQLQALPGLGLHDLMQLSIERLRRFFDGLTLPGTMLDEALKLLLDEVRTRLKYLNDVGLGYLTLDRQSRTLSGGEVQRINLTTALGTSLVNTMFVLDEPSIGLHPRDMGRIVTAMHRLRDAGNTLVVVEHDPAVMLAADRLIDMGPGPGERGGRIVFDGTPDTAREADTLTGAYLGGRRQVGMGIRRAVAASTPRLLLEGAREHNLKNVSVELPLQRLVVVTGVSGSGKSTLIQDVLYPALARHFGKPTETPGAHDRLLGTDWLADAVFVDQSPIGKTARSNPASYVGAFDELRKLFADAPLARERGYTAGTFSFNAGDGRCPTCGGSGFEHVEMQFLSDVYLRCPDCDGRRYRAEILDVKLVRGPMQLSIADVLDLTVAEAAHWFQQDREVVQRLQPIVDVGLDYVRLGQPVPTLSGGEAQRLKLAGFLAEAAAGPRQPAARRGTLFLFDEPTTGLHFDDIAKLMRALRKLLEAGHSLLVIEHNLDVIRAADWIVDLGPEGGEAGGELVCAGTPEDLKAHLASHTGVALREYEAALGLGVARAAERSAEGADGLPLQTLVRARRRERQAEDDTIRIVNAKEHNLKNLSVQIPRGKFNVVTGVSGSGKSTLAFDILFNEGQRRYLESLNAYARSIVQPAGRPEVDAVWGIPPTVAIEQRLSRGGRKSTVATTTELWHFLRLLWVKLGLQHCVKDGAPVRAQSTESIAAQLLRDHRGQHVGLLAPLVVNRKGVYTDLAKWASARGHTHLRVDGEFVPVSPFPRLDRFKEHTIELPVGSLVVDPAGEAELRSLLSKALELGKGVLHLLHPLDGLAEAMDGGGNGRGLGELKVFSTKRACPVCGTSYPELDPRMFSYNSKHGWCTHCVGTGLALTREQRKAFDDSVRDEDNKGREQSFPSEEPELEGLADQPCPECHGARLNPAALAVTFDDESIGAIARLSVRETRAWVEQLELTGRDAEIARDIVAEIRSRLQFLEDVGLGYLTLDRAAPTLSGGEAQRIRLAAQLGSNLQGVCYVLDEPTIGLHPRDNRILLDALHKLGDQGNTLVVVEHDEDTIRRAEHIIDIGPSAGVRGGRLVAQGSVADLSAAPESLTGRFLAAPPKHPLQARRPVEADAPALRLTGASLHNLKSVDVTVPLKRLVAVTGVSGSGKSTLARDVLLASVQAAVTQKSTRAGRDAIVANGFHGLVGCSGLTGFEPIDRVLEVDQTPIGKTPRSCPATYIGFWDAIRKLFAETLEAKARGYAANRFSFNTGDGRCPACEGQGMRTIEMSFLPDVKVPCDTCHGARFNPETLAVTWRGKSIGDVLRMEVDEAVGFFASMPAIAHPLQLLKDVGLGYLTLGQPSPTLSGGEAQRIKLVTELSKVRDDVTRRGNRLPHTLYVLDEPTVGLHMADVERLARVLHRLVDAGHSVVVIEHDLDVIAEADWILDLGPEGGGEGGRVVAAGTPEQVVAAGTHTGRALAPVLAR; encoded by the coding sequence ATGTCGTCCGGCTCCATCCGCATCCGCGGCGCCCGCCAGCACAACCTCAAGAACCTCGACCTGGACATCCACACCGGCGAGTTGACGGTGGTGACCGGCCCCAGCGGCTCGGGCAAGTCCAGCCTGGTCTTCGACACGCTGTATGCCGAAGGCCAGCGGCGCTACGTCGAGACCTTCAGCGCCTACGCGCGCCAGTTCCTGGACCGCATGGACCGCCCGGCGGTCGACCGGGTCGACGGTGTGCCGCCGGCGATCGCCATCGACCAGACCAACCCGGTGCGCACCAGCCGCAGCACGGTCGGCACGATGACCGAGCTGAACGACCACCTGAAGCTGCTGTACGCCCGCGCGGCCCAGCTCTTCGACCGCCAGACCGCGCTGCCGGTGCGCCACGACACGCCGGAGACCATCCACGACGACCTCGCCGCGCGCGCCGCCGCGGCCGGCGACCCGCGGCTCGTGTTCAGCTTCCCGGTCGAGCTGCCGGCGGACACCACGCCCGAGCAGCAGGAGCAGTGGCTGTCGGCTGCCGGCTTCACGCGCGTGCAAAGCGAGCGTGTCGTCGAGGGCCGCAAGATCCTCGACGTCGTCGCCGACCGCCTGCGCTTCGCGGGCGCCGAGCGCGCGCGCGTGATGGAAGCGATCGAGCTCGCGCTCAAGCGCGGCGGCGGCCGGCTCACGGTGCACGTCGGCGACGACGGCACGACCTGGAAATACAGCACCGGGCTGCACTGCCCCGAGAGCGACATCCGCTACGCCGAGCCGCAGCCGGCGATGTTCAGCTTCAACTCGGCCTACGGCGCCTGCGACACCTGCCGCGGCTTCGGGCGTGTCATCGGCGTCGACTTCGGCCTCGTCATCCCCGACGAGCGCAAGACGCTGCGCAACGGCGCCATCAAGCCGCTGCAGACGCCGGCCTGGGCCGAGTGCCAGGACGACCTGATCAAGTACGCCGGCGAGGCCGGCATCCCGCGCGACACCGCCTGGAACCAGCTGACCAAGGCGCAGCGCGACTGGGTCATCGAAGGCTCGCCGAACTGGACCGGCAACTGGAACAAGCAGTGGTACGGCATCCGCCGCTTCTTCGGTTACCTGGAGAGCAAGGCCTACAAGATGCACATCCGCGTGCTCTTGTCCAAGTACCGCAGCTACACGCCCTGCACGGCCTGCGGCGGCGCGCGGCTCAAGCTCGAACCGCTGCTCTGGCGCCTGGGCACGAAGGCCGACGCCGACGCGGTGCTGCCGCCGTCGCAGCGCTACCTGCCGGTCGGTGTCGCCTGGACGCGCGAGCAGCTCCAAGCGCTGCCCGGTCTCGGCCTGCACGACCTGATGCAGCTGTCGATCGAGCGCCTGCGGCGTTTCTTCGACGGCCTGACGCTGCCCGGCACGATGCTCGACGAGGCGCTGAAGCTGCTGCTCGACGAGGTGCGCACGCGGCTCAAGTACCTCAACGACGTCGGCCTGGGCTACCTGACGCTGGACCGCCAGAGCCGCACGCTGTCCGGCGGCGAGGTCCAGCGCATCAACCTGACGACCGCGCTCGGCACCTCGCTGGTCAACACGATGTTCGTGCTCGACGAGCCCTCGATCGGCCTGCACCCGCGCGACATGGGGCGCATCGTCACCGCGATGCACCGGCTGCGCGACGCCGGCAACACGCTGGTCGTCGTCGAGCACGACCCGGCGGTGATGCTGGCCGCCGACCGCCTGATCGACATGGGCCCCGGCCCCGGTGAACGCGGCGGCCGCATCGTCTTCGACGGCACGCCCGACACCGCGCGCGAGGCCGACACGCTGACCGGCGCCTACCTCGGCGGCCGGCGCCAGGTCGGCATGGGCATCCGGCGCGCGGTCGCGGCCTCGACGCCGCGGCTGCTGCTGGAAGGCGCGCGCGAGCACAACCTGAAGAACGTCAGCGTCGAGCTGCCGCTGCAGCGCCTGGTCGTCGTCACCGGCGTCAGCGGCTCGGGCAAGAGCACCCTGATCCAGGACGTGCTGTACCCGGCGCTGGCGCGCCACTTCGGCAAGCCGACCGAGACCCCGGGCGCGCACGATCGCCTGCTCGGCACCGACTGGCTGGCCGACGCCGTCTTCGTCGACCAGAGCCCGATCGGCAAGACCGCACGCAGCAACCCGGCGAGCTACGTCGGCGCCTTCGACGAGCTGCGCAAGCTGTTCGCCGACGCGCCGCTGGCGCGCGAGCGCGGCTACACCGCCGGCACCTTCAGCTTCAACGCCGGCGACGGCCGCTGCCCGACCTGCGGCGGCTCGGGCTTCGAGCACGTCGAGATGCAGTTCCTGTCCGACGTCTACCTGCGCTGCCCCGACTGCGACGGCCGCCGCTACCGCGCCGAGATCCTCGACGTGAAGCTGGTGCGCGGGCCCATGCAGCTGTCGATCGCCGACGTGCTGGACCTCACCGTCGCCGAGGCCGCGCACTGGTTCCAGCAGGACCGCGAGGTCGTGCAGCGCCTGCAGCCCATCGTCGACGTCGGCCTGGACTACGTGCGCCTGGGCCAGCCGGTGCCGACGCTGTCGGGCGGCGAGGCGCAGCGGCTCAAGCTCGCCGGCTTCCTGGCAGAGGCCGCCGCCGGGCCGCGCCAGCCCGCGGCACGGCGCGGCACGCTGTTCCTGTTCGACGAGCCGACCACCGGCCTGCACTTCGACGACATCGCCAAGCTGATGCGCGCCTTGCGCAAGCTGCTGGAGGCGGGGCATTCGCTGCTGGTCATCGAGCACAACCTCGACGTCATCCGCGCCGCCGACTGGATCGTCGACCTCGGCCCCGAAGGCGGCGAGGCTGGCGGCGAACTCGTCTGCGCCGGCACGCCCGAGGACCTGAAGGCGCATCTGGCCTCGCACACCGGCGTCGCGCTGCGCGAGTACGAGGCGGCGCTGGGCCTGGGCGTGGCGCGCGCCGCCGAGCGCTCGGCCGAAGGCGCCGACGGCCTGCCGCTGCAGACGCTGGTGCGCGCCCGCCGGCGCGAGCGCCAGGCCGAGGACGACACGATCCGCATCGTCAACGCCAAGGAACACAACCTCAAGAACCTGTCGGTGCAGATCCCGCGCGGCAAGTTCAACGTCGTCACCGGGGTCAGCGGCTCGGGCAAGAGCACGCTGGCCTTCGACATCCTGTTCAACGAAGGCCAGCGGCGCTACCTGGAGAGCCTGAACGCCTACGCGCGCAGCATCGTGCAGCCGGCCGGCCGTCCCGAGGTCGACGCCGTCTGGGGCATCCCGCCGACGGTGGCCATCGAGCAGCGCCTGTCGCGCGGCGGCCGCAAGAGCACGGTCGCGACGACCACCGAGCTGTGGCACTTCCTGCGCCTGCTGTGGGTGAAGCTCGGGCTGCAGCACTGCGTCAAGGACGGCGCGCCGGTGCGCGCGCAGAGCACCGAGAGCATCGCCGCGCAGCTGCTGCGCGACCACCGCGGCCAGCACGTCGGCCTGCTGGCGCCGCTGGTCGTCAACCGCAAGGGCGTCTACACCGACCTCGCCAAGTGGGCCTCGGCGCGCGGCCACACGCATCTGCGTGTCGACGGCGAGTTCGTGCCGGTGTCGCCGTTCCCGCGGCTGGACCGCTTCAAGGAGCACACCATCGAGCTGCCGGTCGGCTCCCTGGTCGTCGACCCGGCCGGCGAAGCCGAGCTGCGCTCGTTGCTGTCCAAGGCGCTGGAGCTGGGCAAGGGCGTGCTGCACCTGCTGCATCCGCTGGACGGCCTGGCCGAGGCGATGGACGGCGGCGGCAACGGCCGCGGCCTCGGCGAACTGAAGGTCTTCTCGACCAAACGCGCCTGCCCGGTCTGCGGCACCAGCTACCCCGAGCTGGACCCGCGCATGTTCAGCTACAACAGCAAACACGGCTGGTGCACGCACTGCGTCGGCACCGGCCTGGCGCTGACGCGCGAGCAGCGCAAGGCCTTCGACGACTCGGTGCGCGACGAGGACAACAAGGGCCGCGAACAGAGCTTCCCGTCCGAGGAGCCCGAGCTCGAGGGCCTGGCCGACCAGCCGTGTCCGGAATGCCACGGCGCACGCCTGAACCCGGCGGCGCTGGCGGTGACTTTCGACGACGAGTCGATCGGCGCCATCGCCCGGCTGTCGGTGCGCGAGACGCGCGCCTGGGTCGAGCAGCTGGAACTGACCGGCCGCGACGCCGAGATCGCGCGCGACATCGTCGCCGAGATCCGCAGCCGGCTGCAGTTCCTCGAGGACGTCGGCCTGGGCTATCTGACGCTGGACCGTGCCGCGCCGACGCTGTCGGGCGGCGAGGCGCAGCGCATCCGCCTGGCGGCGCAGCTGGGCAGCAACCTGCAGGGCGTCTGCTACGTGCTCGACGAGCCGACGATCGGCCTGCACCCGCGCGACAACCGCATCCTGCTCGACGCGCTGCACAAGCTCGGCGACCAGGGCAACACGCTGGTCGTCGTCGAGCACGACGAGGACACGATCCGGCGCGCCGAGCACATCATCGACATCGGCCCGAGCGCCGGCGTGCGCGGCGGCCGCCTCGTCGCCCAGGGTTCGGTGGCCGACCTGTCGGCGGCGCCCGAGTCGCTGACCGGGCGTTTCCTCGCCGCGCCGCCGAAGCACCCGCTGCAGGCGCGCCGCCCGGTCGAGGCCGACGCACCGGCGCTGCGCCTCACCGGCGCGTCGCTGCACAACCTGAAGTCGGTCGACGTCACGGTGCCGCTGAAGCGCCTGGTCGCCGTCACCGGCGTCAGCGGCTCGGGCAAGAGCACGCTGGCGCGCGACGTGCTGCTGGCCAGCGTGCAGGCCGCGGTGACGCAGAAGTCGACCCGGGCCGGGCGCGACGCGATCGTCGCCAACGGCTTCCACGGCCTCGTCGGCTGCAGCGGGCTGACGGGCTTCGAGCCCATCGACCGCGTGCTCGAGGTCGACCAGACGCCGATCGGCAAGACGCCGCGCTCCTGCCCGGCGACCTACATCGGCTTCTGGGACGCGATCCGCAAGCTCTTCGCCGAGACGCTGGAAGCCAAGGCGCGCGGCTACGCCGCCAACCGCTTCAGCTTCAACACCGGCGACGGCCGCTGCCCGGCCTGCGAAGGCCAGGGCATGCGCACGATCGAGATGAGCTTCCTGCCCGACGTGAAGGTGCCCTGCGACACCTGCCACGGTGCCCGCTTCAACCCGGAGACGCTGGCCGTCACCTGGCGCGGCAAGAGCATCGGCGACGTGCTGCGCATGGAGGTCGACGAGGCCGTCGGCTTCTTCGCCAGCATGCCGGCGATCGCCCACCCGCTGCAGTTGCTGAAGGACGTCGGCCTGGGCTATCTGACGCTGGGCCAGCCGAGCCCGACGCTGTCGGGCGGCGAGGCGCAGCGCATCAAGCTCGTCACCGAGCTGTCCAAGGTGCGCGACGACGTCACGCGGCGCGGCAACCGATTGCCGCACACGCTGTACGTGCTCGACGAACCGACGGTCGGCCTGCACATGGCCGACGTCGAACGCCTGGCGCGCGTGCTGCACCGGCTGGTCGACGCCGGCCACAGCGTCGTCGTCATCGAACACGACCTGGACGTCATCGCCGAGGCCGACTGGATCCTCGACCTGGGCCCCGAGGGCGGCGGCGAAGGCGGCCGCGTGGTGGCCGCCGGCACGCCGGAGCAGGTGGTGGCCGCCGGCACGCACACCGGGCGCGCGCTGGCGCCGGTGCTGGCGCGCTAG
- a CDS encoding ABC transporter substrate-binding protein has protein sequence MRDLRRIAAVFCLGVLTSLAATAQIVIGQTTGLSGPAAAGAGENVAGAKLWFDYVNATGGIGGKRLELVTLDDRFEPARAAENALRLIMVRQVTALFMSRGTPHTEAFRHMLAQYQVPLVAPATGAMVLHKPVDPWVFNLRAPYQREAEKLVRHLVTIGMSRIGVVHVDDAFGSDAMAGAMRGFEHAKLKPVFVEAYPRAKPAFGAAVQKAKAEDAQAVVIIGSADAVADAAHALRAAGSRAQIGTLSNNASAGFIKEMGEAAAGTIVMQTFPSERALSTPLVREASELARAAGIAELTPAMIEGFAGAKVLVEGLRRAGANPTRQSLRQALEGLQRVDLGGLEIGYGPNDHSGLDYTELSIISDGRFRR, from the coding sequence ATGCGTGACCTCCGGCGTATCGCCGCCGTCTTCTGCCTCGGCGTCCTGACGAGCCTCGCCGCCACGGCCCAGATCGTGATCGGCCAGACCACCGGGCTCAGCGGCCCGGCCGCGGCGGGCGCGGGCGAAAACGTCGCCGGCGCCAAGCTCTGGTTCGACTACGTCAACGCCACCGGCGGCATCGGCGGCAAGCGCCTCGAACTGGTGACGCTGGACGACCGCTTCGAGCCGGCGCGCGCCGCCGAGAACGCGCTGCGGCTGATCATGGTGCGCCAGGTGACGGCGCTGTTCATGAGCCGCGGCACGCCGCACACCGAGGCCTTCCGCCACATGCTGGCGCAGTACCAGGTGCCGCTGGTCGCGCCGGCGACCGGCGCGATGGTGCTGCATAAGCCGGTCGACCCCTGGGTCTTCAACCTGCGTGCGCCCTACCAGCGCGAAGCCGAGAAGCTGGTGCGCCACCTGGTGACGATCGGCATGTCGCGCATCGGCGTCGTGCACGTCGACGACGCCTTCGGCAGCGACGCGATGGCCGGCGCGATGCGCGGCTTCGAACACGCCAAGCTGAAGCCGGTCTTCGTCGAGGCCTACCCGCGCGCCAAGCCGGCGTTCGGCGCCGCGGTGCAGAAGGCCAAGGCCGAGGACGCGCAGGCCGTCGTGATCATCGGCTCGGCCGACGCGGTGGCCGACGCCGCGCACGCGCTGCGCGCCGCCGGCTCGCGCGCCCAGATCGGCACGCTGTCGAACAACGCCTCGGCCGGATTCATCAAGGAGATGGGCGAGGCCGCCGCGGGCACGATCGTCATGCAGACCTTCCCCAGCGAGCGGGCGCTGTCCACGCCGCTGGTGCGCGAAGCCAGCGAGCTCGCACGCGCCGCCGGCATCGCCGAGCTGACGCCGGCGATGATCGAAGGCTTCGCCGGCGCCAAGGTGCTGGTCGAAGGCCTGCGCCGCGCCGGCGCCAACCCGACGCGCCAGTCGCTGCGCCAGGCGCTCGAAGGCCTGCAGCGTGTCGACCTCGGCGGGCTGGAGATCGGCTACGGCCCGAACGACCACTCGGGGCTGGACTACACCGAGCTGTCGATCATCAGCGACGGGCGTTTCCGCCGCTGA